The proteins below come from a single Parageobacillus thermoglucosidasius genomic window:
- the hemB gene encoding porphobilinogen synthase, protein METLRFDRHRRLRQTANLRAMVRETHLHVDDLIYPIFVAEGNGVKREVPSMPGIYQFSLDRLNEEMDEVVGLGIKSVIVFGVPAEKDEVGSQAYCEHGIVQRAIRQIKENYPDIVVIADTCLCEYTSHGHCGVVENEQVLNDPSLELLAKTAVSQAQAGADIIAPSNMMDGFVAAIRRGLDEAGFTNVPIMSYAIKYASAFYGPFRDAADSAPQFGDRKTYQMDPANRREAFREAESDVREGADFLMVKPALSYLDIIRDIKNHFHLPVVTYNVSGEYSMVKAAAQNGWINEKDIVMEMLISMKRAGADLIITYFAKDVARWLNE, encoded by the coding sequence ATGGAAACATTACGATTTGACCGCCATCGCCGTTTGCGGCAGACCGCGAATTTGCGGGCGATGGTGAGAGAAACACATCTTCATGTCGACGATCTTATTTATCCGATTTTTGTCGCCGAAGGAAACGGGGTAAAAAGAGAAGTACCGTCAATGCCCGGAATATACCAATTTTCGCTTGACCGTTTAAATGAAGAAATGGACGAAGTCGTCGGGCTCGGCATTAAATCGGTGATCGTTTTTGGCGTGCCGGCGGAAAAAGATGAAGTCGGCTCACAGGCATATTGCGAACATGGCATCGTCCAGCGGGCGATCCGCCAAATAAAAGAAAATTATCCGGATATCGTCGTCATCGCTGATACCTGTTTGTGTGAATACACGAGCCATGGACATTGCGGCGTTGTCGAAAATGAACAAGTATTAAACGATCCATCGCTGGAATTGCTGGCGAAAACCGCTGTCAGCCAAGCGCAAGCGGGAGCGGATATCATCGCCCCTTCCAATATGATGGACGGCTTTGTTGCGGCGATCCGCCGCGGGCTCGATGAAGCCGGCTTTACGAACGTGCCGATTATGTCGTACGCGATAAAATATGCGTCCGCATTTTACGGTCCGTTCCGTGACGCTGCGGATAGCGCGCCGCAATTTGGCGACCGGAAAACCTACCAAATGGATCCGGCAAACCGCCGCGAAGCGTTCCGGGAAGCGGAATCGGATGTGCGCGAAGGCGCTGACTTTTTAATGGTGAAACCGGCGCTTTCCTATTTAGATATTATCCGCGACATTAAAAACCATTTCCACCTTCCTGTCGTTACATATAACGTGAGCGGGGAATATTCGATGGTCAAAGCGGCGGCGCAAAACGGCTGGATTAACGAAAAAGACATTGTCATGGAGATGCTGATAAGCATGAAACGGGCCGGCGCTGATTTAATCATCACTTATTTTGCGAAAGATGTGGCGCGCTGGTTAAATGAATAG
- a CDS encoding uroporphyrinogen-III synthase: protein MASGPLSGKTVLVTREKEQAKAFSEKLREAGAIPVEIPLIAISPSSHHEEIERCARQLSDYDWLVFTSANGVRFFFPFVKQKTLLPKVVVVGKKTAAALKAYGVSPAVVPDEFVAEGVIEALKPLVKPRDRVLLVKGNLARTVLRDALIDMGADVTDLIVYKTSMNEAGKERLLCLLREKKLDVITFTSSSTVQSFLRMMEREDIASLLAGCAVACIGPITKETAEKAGLSVHICPSEYTIDAMIKEMEAYFARCDGGKINGNITI from the coding sequence ATGGCAAGCGGTCCGTTGTCGGGAAAAACGGTGCTTGTGACAAGGGAAAAAGAACAGGCAAAAGCGTTTTCCGAAAAGCTGCGTGAAGCCGGGGCGATTCCGGTAGAAATTCCGCTTATTGCGATTTCTCCTTCTTCCCATCATGAAGAAATCGAGCGGTGTGCACGCCAGCTTTCCGATTATGATTGGCTCGTTTTCACAAGCGCGAACGGCGTGCGGTTTTTCTTCCCGTTTGTCAAACAGAAAACGCTGCTTCCAAAAGTGGTGGTCGTCGGCAAAAAAACGGCGGCGGCGTTAAAAGCATATGGCGTTTCCCCTGCCGTCGTCCCTGACGAATTTGTGGCCGAAGGTGTCATCGAGGCGCTAAAACCGCTTGTGAAGCCGCGCGATCGCGTTCTTTTAGTCAAAGGGAATTTGGCAAGGACGGTATTGCGGGATGCGCTAATCGACATGGGGGCAGACGTAACGGACCTTATTGTGTATAAAACGTCGATGAACGAAGCGGGAAAAGAACGATTGCTATGCCTGCTCCGGGAAAAAAAACTCGATGTCATTACGTTTACAAGCTCTTCAACTGTACAAAGCTTTCTGCGGATGATGGAAAGAGAAGATATCGCTTCATTGCTTGCCGGCTGTGCGGTTGCCTGCATCGGCCCGATTACGAAGGAGACGGCGGAAAAAGCGGGGCTTTCCGTGCATATTTGTCCAAGCGAGTATACGATTGATGCTATGATAAAAGAGATGGAGGCATATTTCGCAAGATGTGATGGAGGGAAAATAAATGGAAACATTACGATTTGA
- the hemC gene encoding hydroxymethylbilane synthase produces MRKIIVGSRRSKLALTQTNWVIEQLRQLGAPFEFEVKEIVTKGDKILDVTLSKVGGKGLFVKEIEHAMLNNEIDMAVHSMKDMPAVLPDGLIIGCVPPREDHRDVLISKNKETFADLPSGAVVGTSSLRRSAQLLAKRPDLTIKWIRGNIDTRLAKLQTEDYDAIVLAAAGLVRMGWASDVITEYLATDVCLPAVGQGALAVECRESDEELREWLQKLNDIDTERAVYAERAFLRQLEGGCQVPIAGYAHVNNQNDIVLTALVASPDGKELYKETVSGSDPENVGTTAADLLIKRGAKALIDRAKEEMNR; encoded by the coding sequence ATGAGAAAAATAATCGTTGGCTCGCGGCGCAGCAAGCTTGCGCTCACCCAGACGAACTGGGTGATTGAACAGCTCCGGCAACTGGGGGCGCCGTTTGAGTTTGAAGTGAAAGAAATTGTTACGAAAGGCGATAAAATTCTTGATGTGACCTTGTCAAAAGTCGGCGGCAAAGGATTGTTCGTCAAAGAGATTGAGCATGCGATGCTGAATAACGAGATTGATATGGCCGTCCATAGCATGAAAGACATGCCTGCCGTTTTGCCTGACGGCCTGATCATCGGTTGCGTGCCGCCGCGTGAGGACCATCGTGATGTCCTGATAAGCAAAAACAAAGAAACGTTTGCGGATCTTCCGAGCGGAGCGGTCGTCGGGACAAGCAGTTTGCGCCGCTCCGCGCAACTATTGGCAAAGCGGCCGGATTTAACGATCAAATGGATTCGCGGCAACATCGATACGAGGCTAGCGAAGCTGCAAACCGAAGATTATGACGCCATTGTTCTTGCGGCGGCTGGATTGGTGCGCATGGGCTGGGCAAGCGATGTCATCACGGAATATTTGGCGACAGATGTATGCCTTCCTGCCGTTGGGCAAGGGGCGCTTGCGGTGGAATGCCGCGAAAGCGACGAAGAATTGCGGGAATGGCTGCAAAAATTAAACGACATCGATACCGAACGGGCCGTTTATGCGGAACGCGCATTTTTACGGCAACTGGAAGGCGGCTGTCAAGTGCCGATTGCCGGCTATGCGCATGTCAATAATCAAAATGACATCGTATTAACCGCGCTTGTCGCCTCGCCTGATGGAAAAGAGCTGTATAAAGAAACGGTTAGCGGGTCAGATCCGGAAAATGTCGGCACAACTGCTGCAGACTTGTTAATAAAGCGCGGGGCGAAAGCGTTAATCGATCGCGCCAAAGAGGAGATGAATCGGTAA
- the ccsA gene encoding cytochrome c biogenesis protein, which produces MLEMTMTRLYELSILLYVLSILLYFIDFLQRNRKANQVAFWLLSIVWMLQTFFFLFRIMQTGRFPILTMSEGLYFYAWLLITLSLAINRLMRVDFIVFFTNVLAFLILAIHTFAPSHHQSPAVAEKLISELLMIHITMALLAYAAFSLSFIFSVLYMLQYSTLKRKKWGERLWRMADLTKLDFMSYVLNLIGLPMLLLGLILGVIWAYIKLDHFHWYDVKVLGSFFVLAVYSAYFYKRVVRQVQGKSIALWNIGSFLFLLVNFLLFGSLSTFHFWYS; this is translated from the coding sequence ATGTTAGAGATGACCATGACCCGGTTATACGAGTTGTCTATTCTTTTGTACGTGTTATCGATACTTCTATATTTTATTGATTTTCTCCAGCGTAACCGGAAGGCGAACCAAGTCGCTTTCTGGTTACTTTCTATTGTTTGGATGTTGCAAACGTTTTTTTTCTTGTTTCGGATTATGCAGACAGGGCGCTTCCCAATTTTAACGATGTCGGAAGGTCTTTATTTTTACGCATGGTTGCTCATTACGTTGTCGCTTGCCATTAATCGGTTGATGCGCGTTGACTTTATCGTCTTTTTTACGAACGTGCTGGCGTTTTTAATTTTGGCGATTCATACGTTTGCGCCGAGCCATCATCAGTCGCCGGCTGTCGCCGAAAAACTCATTTCCGAATTGTTGATGATCCATATCACAATGGCGCTGCTAGCTTATGCGGCGTTTTCGCTTTCATTTATTTTTTCCGTGTTGTATATGCTGCAATACAGCACGTTGAAACGGAAAAAATGGGGAGAACGGTTATGGCGGATGGCTGATTTGACGAAATTAGATTTTATGTCGTACGTTTTAAATTTAATCGGATTGCCTATGTTGTTATTAGGATTAATTCTTGGAGTGATTTGGGCATACATCAAATTGGATCATTTTCACTGGTATGACGTAAAAGTACTTGGCTCGTTCTTTGTGCTTGCGGTGTACAGCGCCTATTTTTATAAGCGCGTCGTCCGGCAAGTGCAAGGCAAATCGATTGCTCTTTGGAACATCGGCTCGTTTTTATTTTTATTAGTAAACTTTCTCTTATTCGGCAGTTTATCGACATTTCATTTTTGGTATTCGTAG
- the hemA gene encoding glutamyl-tRNA reductase — MHIIVVGVNYKTAPVEIREKLAFSESELVDAMKQLQQQKSILENVIVSTCNRTEVYAVVDQLHTGRYYIKSFLADWFHMEADAFAPYLNILENEAAVEHLFRVASGLDSMILGETQILGQVKSSYLLAQKEGTIGTIFNQLFKQAVTFAKRAHSETEIGANAVSVSYAAVELAKKIFGDLSSKHVLIIGAGKMGELAAQNLYGSGVKTVTVVNRTLEKAEKLAKKFSGTARSLCELSCALLEADIVISSTGAKDYILTKEMMVYIDKMRKGRPLFMVDIAVPRDLDPALADLESVFLYDIDDLEGIVQANLEERKKAAAQIERMIETELVAFQQWLHTLGVVPVIAALREKALAIQAETMQSIERKLPHLSEHDRKVLNKHTKSIINQLLRDPILRAKELAAEPNAEEALQLFMKIFNIEDAVKAQKNAVKAQTQAKTDGQRAAMPSLQS; from the coding sequence GTGCATATTATTGTTGTTGGCGTTAACTATAAAACGGCCCCTGTTGAAATCCGCGAAAAACTTGCATTTAGTGAGTCGGAATTGGTCGATGCGATGAAACAATTGCAGCAGCAAAAAAGCATTTTGGAAAATGTGATTGTTTCTACGTGCAATCGTACCGAAGTTTACGCGGTCGTTGATCAGCTGCATACCGGTCGCTATTATATAAAATCGTTTTTAGCGGATTGGTTCCACATGGAAGCTGATGCATTTGCGCCATATTTAAACATACTTGAAAACGAAGCGGCGGTGGAACATTTATTCCGCGTTGCTTCTGGTCTGGATTCCATGATTTTGGGAGAAACGCAAATTTTAGGACAAGTCAAATCAAGCTATCTTCTTGCCCAAAAAGAGGGAACGATTGGCACGATCTTTAACCAGCTGTTCAAGCAGGCAGTCACATTCGCAAAACGCGCCCATTCCGAAACAGAAATCGGTGCAAACGCGGTATCGGTAAGTTACGCGGCGGTTGAACTTGCGAAAAAGATTTTTGGCGATTTATCTTCAAAACATGTTTTAATTATCGGCGCTGGGAAAATGGGAGAATTAGCCGCGCAAAATTTATATGGCAGTGGCGTTAAAACAGTAACGGTCGTCAACCGGACGCTCGAAAAAGCAGAAAAGCTGGCGAAAAAGTTTTCCGGAACGGCAAGATCGCTTTGCGAATTGTCGTGTGCGCTTTTAGAAGCGGATATTGTCATTAGCTCGACTGGGGCAAAAGATTATATTCTTACAAAAGAAATGATGGTTTATATAGATAAAATGCGGAAAGGACGCCCGCTGTTTATGGTGGATATCGCTGTCCCGCGCGACTTGGATCCGGCGCTTGCTGATTTGGAAAGCGTTTTTTTATATGATATTGACGATTTGGAAGGAATCGTGCAAGCGAATTTAGAAGAGCGCAAAAAAGCAGCGGCGCAAATCGAGCGCATGATCGAAACAGAGCTTGTCGCCTTCCAGCAATGGCTTCATACGCTCGGCGTTGTGCCTGTTATCGCTGCGCTTCGCGAAAAAGCGCTGGCGATCCAAGCGGAGACGATGCAAAGCATTGAACGGAAGCTGCCGCATTTGTCTGAACATGACCGGAAGGTGCTGAATAAACATACGAAAAGCATCATTAACCAATTGCTGCGCGATCCGATTTTACGAGCGAAAGAACTGGCGGCAGAGCCAAATGCCGAAGAAGCGCTGCAATTGTTTATGAAAATTTTCAATATCGAAGATGCCGTAAAAGCGCAAAAAAATGCCGTAAAAGCACAAACACAAGCGAAAACAGATGGTCAACGCGCCGCTATGCCGTCTCTACAGTCATAA
- a CDS encoding LiaI-LiaF-like domain-containing protein: MKKQTTFSGIVLVGLGVYFLANQLHLPLLRLFQDWPALLVIFGIAFIAQAYSAREYQYIFPGIVLFGFGLHFFLASWFQRWPNHVGMFFLIIAIAFFFSSRKTKTGLGQSIFFFAFAFILMFSERFSHLFHIVETGISSVWKFWPFGLIIVGVYILWRKRK, translated from the coding sequence ATGAAGAAACAGACGACATTTTCTGGCATTGTTCTTGTTGGACTTGGCGTTTATTTTTTGGCAAACCAGCTTCATCTCCCGTTGCTGCGTCTCTTTCAAGATTGGCCGGCGCTACTTGTCATTTTTGGCATCGCATTCATCGCACAGGCATACTCGGCCCGCGAATACCAGTACATTTTCCCTGGGATCGTGCTGTTCGGATTTGGCCTTCATTTTTTCCTTGCAAGCTGGTTCCAACGCTGGCCAAACCATGTTGGTATGTTTTTTCTCATCATTGCCATCGCGTTTTTCTTTAGCTCCCGGAAAACAAAAACCGGGCTTGGCCAAAGCATATTTTTCTTCGCATTCGCTTTTATCCTGATGTTTTCTGAGCGGTTTTCACATTTGTTTCACATCGTAGAAACGGGCATTTCATCTGTTTGGAAATTTTGGCCGTTTGGGCTAATTATCGTTGGCGTATACATATTATGGCGAAAACGAAAATAA
- the yihA gene encoding ribosome biogenesis GTP-binding protein YihA/YsxC, producing the protein MNVTKAELVISAVKPEQYPDGLLPEFALAGRSNVGKSSFINKMINRKNLARTSSKPGKTQTLNFYLINESLYFVDVPGYGFAKVSKKEREAWGKMMETYFTTREQLRAVVLIVDLRHPPTKDDVMMYEFLKHYEIPAIIVATKADKVPKGKWQKHQKVVRETLNIADGDELIVFSAETGQGKEEAWAALERFF; encoded by the coding sequence ATGAACGTGACAAAAGCAGAACTCGTCATCAGCGCGGTGAAGCCGGAGCAATATCCAGACGGCTTGCTGCCGGAATTCGCGTTAGCCGGCCGTTCCAATGTCGGCAAATCTTCCTTTATTAATAAAATGATTAACCGGAAAAATTTAGCGCGCACCTCGTCTAAGCCGGGGAAAACGCAAACATTAAACTTTTACTTGATTAATGAATCGCTGTACTTTGTCGATGTGCCGGGATATGGATTTGCGAAGGTTTCAAAGAAAGAGCGGGAAGCATGGGGAAAAATGATGGAAACGTATTTTACGACAAGGGAACAGCTAAGGGCGGTCGTCCTGATCGTCGACTTGCGCCATCCGCCAACGAAAGATGACGTGATGATGTATGAGTTTTTGAAGCATTACGAAATTCCAGCAATCATTGTTGCCACAAAAGCCGACAAAGTTCCAAAAGGAAAATGGCAAAAACATCAAAAAGTGGTGCGCGAAACGCTGAACATCGCCGATGGCGACGAATTGATCGTGTTTTCGGCGGAGACAGGGCAAGGAAAAGAAGAAGCGTGGGCGGCACTGGAACGCTTCTTTTAA
- the lon gene encoding endopeptidase La — MEVFAVKKKELIVPLLPLRGLLVFPTMVLHLDVGREKSVRALEKAMVEDHIILLISQKDVSIDEPDMDDLYKMGTLARVKQLLKLPNGTFRVLVEGIARAIITEIVSEEPYFMVKAEKFVDRTTKDLEDEALKRTMLEYFEQYINLSKRLSADIYASIADIDEPGRMADIIASHLPLKLEEKQRILETIDVKERVHKIIQILHNEKEVLQLEKKISMRVKQSMERTQKEYYLREQMKAIQKELGEKEGKAGEVETLKEKIEAAGMPSHVKETALKELDRYEKIPATSAESAVIRNYLDWLIALPWSTQTEDIHDIKRAEAILNEDHYGLEKVKERVLEFLSVQQLTKSLKGPILCLAGPPGVGKTSLARSIAKSLNRRFVRISLGGVRDESEIRGHRRTYVGAMPGRIIQGMKKAGTINPVFLLDEIDKMSSDFRGDPSAALLEVLDPEQNHAFSDHYIEEPYDLSKVMFIATANNLATIPQPLLDRMEIITIPGYTEVEKLQIAKRHLLPKQIKEHGLQKSALQIRDDAMMSIIRYYTREAGVRELERQLAAICRKAARFIVSGEKKRVIITEKNMEEFLGKKKYRYGQAELEDQVGVATGLAYTAFGGDTLSIEVSLAPGKGKLVLTGKLGDVMKESAQAAFSYVRARAEQLGVDPEFHEKYDIHIHVPEGAVPKDGPSAGITIATALISALTGRPVSRFVGMTGEITLRGRVLPIGGLKEKTLSAHRAGLKKVILPKDNEKDLDDIPDVVKKDLQFVLVSHLDEVLQHALAGDQQ, encoded by the coding sequence ATGGAGGTGTTCGCGGTGAAAAAGAAAGAGCTTATCGTTCCCCTCTTGCCGCTGAGAGGATTGCTTGTTTTTCCAACAATGGTGTTGCATCTGGATGTTGGGCGAGAAAAATCGGTGCGGGCGCTTGAAAAAGCGATGGTAGAAGATCATATCATTTTGTTGATATCGCAAAAAGATGTTTCCATTGATGAGCCCGATATGGATGATTTATATAAAATGGGGACACTTGCGCGCGTTAAACAATTGCTTAAACTGCCAAACGGAACGTTTCGCGTGCTAGTGGAAGGGATAGCGCGGGCGATCATCACGGAGATAGTAAGTGAAGAACCTTACTTTATGGTAAAAGCAGAAAAGTTTGTGGATCGCACAACGAAAGATTTAGAAGACGAAGCGTTGAAACGGACGATGCTGGAATATTTTGAACAATACATAAACTTATCGAAAAGATTATCTGCCGATATTTATGCTTCCATTGCAGATATTGACGAGCCGGGGCGGATGGCGGATATTATCGCTTCCCATTTGCCGCTGAAGCTCGAAGAAAAACAGCGCATTCTTGAAACGATCGATGTGAAAGAACGCGTTCACAAGATTATTCAAATTCTTCACAATGAAAAAGAAGTGCTGCAGCTGGAGAAAAAGATTAGCATGCGCGTCAAGCAATCGATGGAGCGCACACAAAAAGAATATTATTTGCGGGAACAAATGAAGGCGATTCAAAAAGAACTCGGCGAAAAAGAAGGAAAAGCGGGAGAAGTCGAAACATTAAAAGAAAAAATCGAAGCAGCCGGCATGCCGAGCCATGTGAAAGAAACAGCGCTCAAAGAGCTTGACCGTTATGAAAAAATTCCGGCGACGTCAGCAGAAAGCGCAGTGATTCGCAACTATTTAGACTGGCTCATTGCGCTTCCTTGGTCAACGCAAACAGAAGATATCCATGATATTAAACGGGCGGAAGCAATATTAAATGAAGATCATTACGGCCTTGAAAAAGTTAAAGAACGGGTGCTTGAATTTTTATCTGTGCAACAATTGACAAAATCGTTAAAAGGACCGATTCTTTGCTTGGCAGGACCGCCAGGAGTCGGGAAAACATCGCTTGCCCGCTCGATTGCCAAATCTCTGAACCGCCGCTTTGTCCGCATTTCGCTGGGAGGCGTCCGCGATGAATCAGAAATTCGCGGCCACCGCCGCACATATGTCGGCGCAATGCCAGGGCGCATCATTCAAGGGATGAAAAAGGCGGGAACGATTAATCCGGTGTTTTTATTGGATGAAATTGATAAAATGTCGAGCGATTTTCGCGGCGATCCGTCTGCAGCGCTTCTGGAAGTGCTGGATCCGGAACAAAACCATGCGTTTAGCGACCATTATATTGAAGAACCGTACGATTTATCGAAAGTGATGTTTATTGCGACGGCAAATAATTTAGCGACAATCCCGCAACCGCTTTTGGATCGTATGGAAATTATTACAATCCCTGGCTATACCGAAGTTGAAAAACTGCAAATCGCTAAACGGCATTTGCTGCCAAAGCAAATAAAAGAACATGGCTTGCAAAAATCAGCGCTGCAAATACGTGATGACGCGATGATGAGCATTATTCGCTATTATACAAGGGAAGCAGGTGTGCGCGAATTGGAGCGGCAGCTTGCCGCGATTTGCCGGAAAGCGGCGCGGTTCATCGTTTCCGGGGAGAAAAAACGCGTCATCATTACCGAGAAAAATATGGAGGAATTTTTAGGAAAGAAAAAATATCGCTACGGCCAAGCGGAATTGGAAGATCAAGTCGGTGTGGCGACAGGGCTTGCCTACACGGCTTTTGGCGGCGACACGCTGTCCATTGAAGTATCGCTCGCTCCAGGAAAAGGAAAGCTTGTATTGACAGGAAAATTAGGCGATGTCATGAAAGAATCGGCGCAAGCGGCGTTTAGCTACGTGCGTGCTCGCGCTGAACAGCTCGGGGTGGACCCGGAATTTCATGAAAAATACGATATTCATATTCACGTACCGGAAGGCGCGGTTCCGAAAGACGGGCCATCGGCCGGGATCACGATTGCGACAGCGCTTATTTCCGCACTGACAGGCCGCCCGGTAAGCCGTTTTGTTGGCATGACAGGGGAAATAACATTGCGCGGTCGCGTGCTTCCAATAGGAGGATTAAAAGAAAAAACGTTAAGCGCCCATCGTGCCGGCTTGAAAAAAGTGATTTTGCCGAAGGATAATGAAAAAGACTTAGACGATATTCCAGATGTGGTGAAAAAGGATTTGCAATTTGTGCTTGTTTCCCATTTAGATGAAGTATTACAACATGCATTGGCAGGGGATCAACAATGA
- the lonB gene encoding ATP-dependent protease LonB, whose protein sequence is MNWTNAVLLIQLFFGIIIGLYFLSLLKNQRIQKVSIDKESRKEMEQLRKLRSISLTEPLAEKVRPKSFDDIVGQEDGIKALKAALCGPNPQHVIIYGPPGVGKTAAARLVLEEAKKNPLSPFKQNAAFVELDATTARFDERGIADPLIGSVHDPIYQGAGAMGQAGIPQPKQGAVTNAHGGILFIDEIGELHPIQMNKLLKVLEDRKVFFESAYYSKENSQIPSHIHDIFQNGLPADFRLVGATTRTPNEIPPAIRSRCLEVFFRELDQDEIALIAKKAADKIRLKVSESGIRILAAYARNGREAVNIMQIAAGIAISENRETILEKDIEWVIHSSQLSPRYEKKIAGTPSVGMVNGLAVCGPNTGTILEIEVAALPAKEKGMVHITGIVEEERIGTQEKSIRRKSMAKGSIENVITVLRAMGVPADRYDIHVNFPGGIPIDGPSAGVAIATGIYSAIYQIPVDGSVAMTGEISIHGYVKPVGGIFPKIKAAKQAGAKKVLIPLENMQAILREMKEIEIIPVRRLDEVFAIVFGKNVIQRGGIIPAAADRSNTKSV, encoded by the coding sequence ATGAACTGGACAAATGCTGTGCTATTGATACAACTGTTTTTCGGGATTATTATCGGTCTTTATTTTTTGAGTCTGCTTAAGAACCAGCGAATCCAAAAAGTATCGATCGATAAGGAATCGCGAAAAGAAATGGAGCAATTGCGGAAACTGCGGTCCATTTCATTAACGGAGCCGCTTGCGGAAAAAGTAAGGCCGAAAAGTTTTGACGATATTGTCGGCCAAGAAGATGGAATCAAGGCGCTTAAGGCGGCGTTATGCGGCCCAAACCCGCAGCATGTCATTATTTACGGGCCTCCGGGCGTTGGCAAAACGGCTGCGGCTCGTCTTGTTTTGGAAGAGGCGAAAAAAAATCCGCTTTCTCCGTTCAAGCAGAATGCCGCGTTTGTTGAATTAGATGCAACGACCGCGCGGTTTGACGAACGAGGAATCGCCGATCCGTTAATCGGGTCTGTGCATGATCCGATTTATCAAGGGGCGGGAGCGATGGGGCAGGCGGGCATCCCGCAGCCAAAACAAGGGGCGGTCACGAATGCGCACGGTGGGATTTTATTTATTGATGAAATTGGAGAGCTCCATCCGATTCAAATGAATAAATTGCTGAAAGTGCTTGAAGACCGGAAAGTATTTTTTGAAAGTGCTTATTATAGCAAGGAAAATTCACAAATTCCAAGCCACATTCATGATATTTTCCAAAACGGGCTTCCAGCAGATTTCCGGCTTGTCGGTGCGACGACGAGAACGCCAAACGAAATTCCTCCAGCTATCCGCTCGCGGTGTTTGGAAGTGTTTTTCCGCGAGCTCGACCAAGATGAAATTGCGCTCATTGCGAAAAAAGCAGCGGACAAAATCCGTTTAAAAGTATCGGAAAGCGGGATTCGCATTCTTGCGGCTTATGCACGAAACGGCCGGGAAGCGGTGAATATCATGCAAATTGCCGCGGGCATCGCTATTTCTGAAAACCGTGAAACGATTTTAGAAAAAGATATTGAATGGGTTATCCACTCCAGTCAGCTGTCACCGCGGTATGAAAAGAAAATTGCAGGAACGCCGTCGGTCGGGATGGTGAACGGTCTGGCGGTATGCGGACCGAATACAGGAACGATTTTGGAAATTGAAGTGGCTGCGTTGCCGGCGAAAGAAAAAGGGATGGTTCACATTACTGGCATCGTCGAAGAGGAAAGGATCGGAACTCAAGAAAAATCGATTCGCCGCAAAAGCATGGCAAAGGGCTCTATTGAAAATGTCATCACTGTATTGCGCGCGATGGGAGTGCCTGCGGACCGTTATGATATTCATGTGAATTTTCCTGGAGGCATTCCAATTGACGGCCCGTCCGCGGGAGTTGCGATAGCCACCGGAATTTATTCGGCGATTTATCAAATCCCTGTCGATGGTTCGGTAGCGATGACAGGGGAAATCAGCATTCACGGTTATGTCAAGCCGGTAGGGGGAATTTTTCCAAAAATAAAAGCGGCGAAACAGGCGGGGGCAAAAAAAGTGCTCATTCCGTTAGAAAATATGCAAGCCATTTTACGAGAAATGAAAGAGATCGAGATTATTCCGGTCCGGCGTCTTGATGAAGTGTTTGCCATTGTATTTGGGAAAAATGTTATCCAACGCGGCGGCATCATCCCAGCCGCTGCCGATCGCTCTAATACGAAATCCGTATAG